The Borreliella mayonii genome has a segment encoding these proteins:
- the proS gene encoding proline--tRNA ligase, which produces MSDFIASKEDDYSKWYLDIVQKAKLADYSPVKGCMVIMPYGYSIWSKIQSILDKKFKETGHNNAYFPMLIPYSFLERERDHIDGFSPEFAIIKDAGGESLAEPLVLRPTSETIIWNMYSKWIKSYRDLPLKINQWANVVRWEKRTRPFLRTTEFLWQEGHTAHATEEEALEETLLILDVYKRFIEDYLAIPVFCGKKSEKEKFAGAVSTYSIEALMQDKKALQAATSHYLGLNFAKAFDVKFQDKDGKMRHVFASSWGVSTRLIGALIMVHSDEKGLVLPPRIAPIEIIVIPIFKKEDEINKKILDYSDCVVSTLKKAEFRVEIDKDIRSSPGFRFSSAEFKGIPIRLEVGINDVLLNSVTISRRDKDRKFKYQISLDSLVSKVKVELDLMQKDLFKKALNFRTLNTKEIFRSGKDSYEVFKSYMNDYSGFVLSCWCGGLNCENIIKNETKATIRCIPDDFKARDLADMTCIYCSSRAKYFVLFAKSY; this is translated from the coding sequence ATGAGTGATTTTATAGCATCAAAAGAAGATGATTATTCTAAATGGTATTTAGATATAGTTCAGAAAGCAAAACTTGCTGATTACAGTCCTGTAAAAGGATGTATGGTAATTATGCCTTATGGATATTCTATTTGGAGTAAAATTCAGAGCATACTTGATAAAAAATTTAAAGAGACAGGACATAATAATGCATATTTTCCTATGCTTATTCCTTATAGTTTTTTAGAAAGAGAAAGGGATCATATTGATGGATTTTCACCTGAGTTTGCTATTATTAAGGATGCTGGTGGGGAGAGTTTGGCAGAGCCTTTAGTTTTAAGGCCTACTTCTGAGACAATTATTTGGAATATGTATAGCAAGTGGATTAAGTCTTACAGAGATCTTCCTCTTAAAATTAATCAATGGGCAAATGTTGTTCGCTGGGAAAAGAGAACAAGGCCTTTTTTGCGCACTACCGAGTTTCTATGGCAAGAAGGGCATACTGCCCATGCTACTGAAGAGGAGGCATTAGAAGAAACTTTGCTTATTTTGGATGTATATAAAAGATTCATAGAAGACTATTTAGCTATTCCGGTTTTTTGTGGTAAAAAATCTGAAAAGGAAAAATTTGCTGGAGCTGTTTCTACTTATTCAATTGAGGCATTGATGCAAGATAAAAAAGCGCTTCAAGCTGCTACATCTCATTATTTAGGTTTAAATTTTGCAAAGGCATTTGATGTAAAATTTCAAGATAAAGATGGTAAGATGAGGCATGTATTTGCTAGTAGCTGGGGTGTTTCTACTAGATTGATTGGTGCTTTGATTATGGTTCATTCTGATGAGAAAGGTTTAGTTTTGCCGCCTCGAATTGCTCCAATAGAAATTATTGTTATTCCTATTTTTAAAAAAGAAGATGAGATTAATAAAAAAATTTTGGATTATTCTGATTGTGTTGTGAGTACTTTAAAAAAAGCAGAATTTAGGGTTGAAATTGATAAGGATATTAGAAGTTCTCCAGGATTTAGATTTTCATCTGCCGAGTTTAAAGGAATTCCAATACGCCTTGAAGTAGGGATAAATGATGTCCTTTTGAATTCTGTTACTATTTCAAGAAGAGATAAAGATAGAAAATTTAAGTATCAAATATCGCTTGATTCTCTTGTAAGCAAGGTTAAGGTGGAACTTGATTTGATGCAAAAAGATTTATTTAAAAAAGCATTGAATTTTAGGACCTTAAATACTAAGGAGATTTTTAGAAGCGGCAAGGATAGTTATGAGGTATTCAAATCTTATATGAATGATTATTCTGGATTTGTGCTTTCTTGTTGGTGTGGCGGCTTGAATTGCGAAAATATTATTAAAAATGAAACTAAAGCTACAATAAGATGTATTCCTGATGATTTCAAAGCCAGAGATTTAGCAGATATGACTTGTATTTATTGTTCTTCTAGGGCCAAATATTTTGTTTTATTTGCCAAATCTTATTAA
- a CDS encoding DUF2259 domain-containing protein, with amino-acid sequence MIKLYIVFFYFFSFLLGFPENIFFKNLGFSNNDKYFMFGEYGFENGYYYSAAYFVDVVKNNFANSGVHSKIFKEHIEYSDSYDKSLYELLKMINFKVKEFKINHLRRGREIYFYVKSEIPETDFLNFVDFKTGNEYQVFVNKDINSQELSSSFNIFLSVRHCDSTREKHLTVGRGSYYRKNVIDYKIREIVLFPNEDGIVFVLEKIMLNSYGNKYKRFMVEVKKY; translated from the coding sequence ATGATTAAACTGTATATCGTTTTTTTTTATTTTTTTTCTTTTTTATTGGGGTTTCCAGAAAATATTTTTTTTAAAAATTTAGGATTTTCTAATAATGATAAATATTTTATGTTTGGCGAATATGGTTTTGAAAATGGGTATTATTACTCTGCTGCATACTTTGTTGATGTTGTTAAAAATAATTTTGCAAACTCTGGAGTACATTCTAAGATTTTTAAAGAGCATATTGAGTATTCAGACAGTTATGATAAAAGTCTTTATGAGCTTTTGAAGATGATTAATTTCAAGGTTAAGGAATTTAAAATTAATCATTTAAGAAGAGGGCGCGAAATTTATTTTTATGTAAAGAGTGAAATTCCAGAAACAGATTTTTTAAATTTTGTTGATTTTAAAACAGGAAACGAATATCAAGTTTTTGTAAATAAGGATATTAATTCTCAAGAACTTTCTTCTTCTTTTAATATTTTTTTATCTGTCAGGCATTGTGATTCAACTCGAGAAAAACATTTAACTGTTGGAAGAGGAAGTTACTATAGAAAGAATGTTATTGATTACAAAATAAGAGAGATTGTTTTATTCCCCAATGAAGATGGAATTGTTTTTGTTTTGGAAAAAATCATGTTAAATTCTTATGGGAATAAGTATAAGCGGTTTATGGTTGAAGTTAAAAAATATTGA
- a CDS encoding DUF3996 domain-containing protein has product MRMLLATIILILTTGLLAAQSKSKSITEDDFDFEKLLAKEESVRRLFGIGFGVGYPLTNITISVPYVDIDLGYGGFVGLKPNNFLPYVVMGVDLLFKDEIHKNTMISGGIGIGADWSKGSPEKSDEEEENEAQQSASLQNRIGVVIRLPLVIEYSFLKNIVIGFKAVATIGTTMLFGSPMSFEGARFNFLGTGFIKIYI; this is encoded by the coding sequence ATGAGAATGCTATTAGCAACAATAATACTTATATTAACAACAGGTTTATTAGCTGCCCAATCAAAAAGCAAAAGTATAACTGAAGATGACTTTGATTTTGAAAAACTTCTTGCAAAAGAAGAGTCTGTACGCCGTTTATTTGGCATAGGTTTTGGGGTTGGATATCCACTTACAAACATTACAATATCTGTCCCATATGTAGACATAGACCTTGGCTACGGAGGATTCGTAGGGCTTAAACCCAACAATTTCTTACCCTATGTTGTAATGGGAGTAGATCTTTTATTTAAAGATGAAATACATAAAAATACTATGATTTCTGGCGGCATTGGAATAGGCGCAGATTGGTCAAAAGGAAGTCCTGAAAAATCTGATGAAGAGGAAGAAAATGAAGCACAACAATCAGCTTCTCTTCAGAATAGAATAGGGGTTGTAATAAGACTCCCTTTGGTAATAGAGTATAGCTTTCTTAAAAATATTGTGATTGGATTTAAAGCTGTTGCTACTATTGGAACAACTATGTTATTTGGTAGCCCAATGTCATTTGAAGGAGCTAGATTTAATTTCTTAGGCACAGGCTTTATAAAAATATATATATAA
- a CDS encoding DUF3996 domain-containing protein — protein sequence MIKNFKKIHILTLVLGVVHLSFASDNYMVRCSKEEDSTTCIAKLKEIKEKKSYDLFSMGIGIGDPIANIIITIPYVNIDFGYGGFIGLKSNNFENYLNGGIDIIFKKQIGQYMKIGGGIGIGADWSKTSLIPPEEEEETEYERIGAVVRIPFVMEYNFAKNLSIGFKIYPALGPTILLTKPSILFEGIKFNFFGFGFIKFAFN from the coding sequence ATGATAAAAAATTTTAAAAAAATACATATTTTAACATTAGTATTAGGTGTGGTACACCTTTCTTTTGCATCTGACAATTATATGGTCAGATGCAGCAAAGAAGAAGATTCAACCACCTGCATTGCAAAGCTTAAAGAAATAAAAGAAAAAAAAAGTTATGACTTATTTTCAATGGGCATTGGAATAGGCGATCCTATTGCAAACATTATAATTACAATTCCTTATGTAAATATTGATTTTGGATATGGAGGTTTTATTGGCCTTAAGTCAAACAATTTCGAAAATTATCTAAATGGCGGAATAGATATTATTTTTAAAAAGCAAATTGGACAATATATGAAAATCGGCGGCGGCATTGGAATAGGCGCAGATTGGTCAAAAACATCCCTTATACCTCCTGAAGAAGAGGAAGAAACTGAATACGAGAGAATAGGCGCTGTTGTAAGAATTCCTTTTGTAATGGAATATAACTTTGCAAAAAATTTATCCATAGGATTCAAAATTTATCCTGCACTAGGACCAACAATATTGCTAACAAAGCCAAGCATTTTATTTGAAGGAATTAAATTTAATTTTTTTGGATTTGGATTCATAAAATTTGCATTTAATTAA
- the manA gene encoding mannose-6-phosphate isomerase, class I, with product MNENNIFLMKNNIKEYDWGGINFIPNLLGDKIDGRPKAEMWLGAHKTFSSKILYKNEYVLLSDFLEDHKELLGCNDEFPFLFKVLSANKPLSIQIHPSKDIALKGYESESNKGIDIDDPKRIYKDKNPKIELIYALSDFYALKGFLPLDEIKKICEILKLNFDFQSHRDFVKTIFDLQTNELEKIIEKILKNLDLIDNFRGYWFNEIYNIYGIDVGLLVFLGMNILKLKPGEVVYTNSQEVHAYLKGDCIELMTNSDNVIRAGLTTKYIDKEEMLRVGKFEEGKLSFLNPDFQNNFSVFRLPNTNLKLIQKKINESICIDRNSAMVLLVLNGCVSINKSLDLKKGESIFIGRKAENLFIDGDGQAFIAGFN from the coding sequence ATGAATGAAAATAATATTTTTTTAATGAAAAATAATATTAAAGAATATGATTGGGGAGGGATTAATTTTATTCCTAATCTTTTGGGTGATAAGATTGATGGAAGACCTAAGGCTGAAATGTGGCTTGGAGCACACAAGACATTTTCTAGTAAGATTTTATATAAAAATGAATATGTGCTTTTAAGCGATTTTTTAGAAGACCATAAAGAGCTTTTAGGCTGTAATGACGAATTTCCTTTTTTATTTAAGGTATTGTCTGCGAATAAACCTTTATCTATTCAAATTCATCCTTCTAAAGATATTGCTTTAAAAGGGTATGAATCAGAGAGTAATAAAGGGATAGACATTGATGACCCTAAAAGGATATATAAAGATAAAAACCCTAAAATTGAACTTATATATGCCTTGAGTGATTTTTATGCTCTTAAAGGCTTTTTGCCTTTGGATGAGATTAAAAAAATTTGTGAAATTTTGAAATTAAATTTCGATTTTCAATCACATAGAGACTTTGTAAAAACCATTTTTGATTTACAAACGAATGAACTTGAGAAGATTATTGAAAAAATTTTAAAAAATTTGGACCTTATTGATAATTTTAGGGGCTATTGGTTTAATGAAATTTACAATATTTATGGTATAGATGTGGGCCTTTTAGTGTTTTTAGGCATGAATATTTTAAAGTTAAAACCAGGAGAAGTTGTTTATACAAATAGTCAGGAGGTACATGCATATCTTAAGGGAGACTGCATTGAGCTTATGACCAATTCCGATAATGTTATTAGAGCTGGGCTTACTACTAAGTATATTGATAAAGAAGAGATGTTAAGAGTTGGTAAATTTGAAGAAGGAAAGTTATCATTTTTAAATCCCGATTTTCAAAATAATTTTAGTGTATTTAGACTTCCAAATACTAATTTGAAACTGATTCAAAAAAAAATAAATGAGAGCATTTGCATTGATAGAAATAGTGCAATGGTATTGCTAGTTTTAAATGGGTGTGTGAGTATAAATAAATCCTTAGATCTTAAAAAAGGAGAGAGCATATTTATAGGTAGAAAAGCTGAAAACTTGTTTATTGATGGGGATGGTCAAGCTTTTATTGCTGGTTTTAATTAA